A DNA window from Mastomys coucha isolate ucsf_1 unplaced genomic scaffold, UCSF_Mcou_1 pScaffold21, whole genome shotgun sequence contains the following coding sequences:
- the LOC116100630 gene encoding olfactory receptor 14C36-like, whose product MANSTLVTEFFLEVFAESWELRILLSALFLLVYLGSLLGNLTIIIATLVDQTLNTPMYFFLRNLSIVDMCYVSVTVPNACINSLTDHRNISVAGCAAQIFFVFFCACVEMFFLTIMAQDRYVAICKPLLYPVIINHQFCVQMTLASLHISLVIASVHTFKTFQLSFCHSNVVPQFFCDIPSLLKLSCSDTFNNKLLMLISAIIIGCSCFTFIAVSYVRILSTVLKVPVKRERGKAFSTCVPHIVVVSVFLSSSTYVYLRPPVATLEVVKEMTLSVSYTIVPPFLNPIIYSLRNRQIKEAVKKVIFKYM is encoded by the exons ATGGCCAACTCCACCCTGGTGACTGAGTTCTTCCTGGAGGTTTTTGCTGAGTCTTGGGAGCTCAGGATCCTTCTCAGTGCGCTGTTCCTGCTGGTGTACCTGGGCAGCCTGTTAGGGAACCTTACCATCATCATTGCTACTCTAGTTGACCAGACCCTgaacacacccatgtacttcttcctcaggaATCTGTCTATTGTAGACATGTGCTACGTTTCTGTCACTGTCCCAAACGCTTGTATCAACTCTCTCACTGACCACAGGAACATTTCTGTGGCTGGGTGTGCAGCACAaatcttttttgtcttcttttgtgcatgtgtagagATGTTTTTTCTCACCATCATGGCCCaggaccgctatgtggccatctgcaagcCTCTCCTCTACCCTGTGATCATTAACCACCAATTCTGTGTTCAGATGACACTGGCTTCCCTGCATATTTCCCTTGTCATTGCAAGTGTGCATACTTTCAAAACTTTCCAGCTGTCCTTCTGTCATTCTAACGTGGTTCCTCAGTTCTTCTGTGATATCCCCTCTTTGTTGAAGCTTTCGTGTTCAGATACCTTTAACAACAAACTTTTAATGCTTATCTCTGCCATTATCATTGGTTGTAGCTGCTTTACATTCATCGCTGTATCATATGTTCGGATATTATCAACTGTGTTGAAGGTTCCTGTCAAAAGAGAGCGAGGGAAAGCCTTTTCCACCTGTGTCCCTCACATTGTTGTGGTATCTGTGTTTCTTAGTTCTTCTACCTATGTGTATCTACGACCTCCAGTAGCAACATTAGAAGTAGTGAAGGAGAtgactctttctgtttcttatacCATTGTCCCGCCATTCTTAAATCCTATCATCTATAGTCTTAGAAACAGACAGATAAAGGAGGCTGTGAAGAAAGTA attttcaaatatatgtga